In Taeniopygia guttata chromosome Z, bTaeGut7.mat, whole genome shotgun sequence, one genomic interval encodes:
- the GDA gene encoding guanine deaminase, with protein MAAPGSRPRLRETPRERSPWGGSSQPVEPAAAAMSSPQRPPLAHVFKGTFVHSSASAPLEILHGHLLGVDDNGTIVFVEQTDQLEQLAKTWGFKTSDIRQLSKHEFLMPGLVDTHIHAPQYSFTGTRVDLPLLQWLTAYTFPTEAKYQDSGFAEEVYTRVVRRTLKNGTTTACYFATIHTDSALLLAEIIDKFGQRGFVGKVCMDVNDSVPQYRETTADSVQETERFVRELLEKKYPRVQPIITPRFGPSCSEDLLNALGDLALTHDLHVQSHISETEEEIKVVENMFPAYQNYTELYDKNKLLNSKTVMAHGCHLSEEELKLFSLRGAAISHCPNSNFSMRSGVLNVQKVLKHNVKLGLGTDVAGGYSASMLDAIRKTMVASNSLQINKVNETGLTIEEAFRLATLGGSQALGLDNVIGNFEVGKEFDALLINTKASDSPFDLFSADEFEDTLQKFLYLGDDRNISEVYVAGKQVVPFSSSV; from the exons ATGGCAGCTCCAGGAAGTCGCCCGCGGCTGCGAGAGACGCCGAGGGAGCGCAGCCCGTGGggtggcagctcccagcccgtcgagcccgccgccgccgcgatGAGCTCCCCTCAGCGCCCGCCGCTCGCCCATGTCTTCAAGGGGACCTTCGTGCACTCCAGCGCCTCCGCCCCCTTGGAGATCCTCCACGGACACCTTCTGGGGGTGGACGATAACGGGACA attgTGTTTGTGGAACAAACGGATCAGCTAGAGCAACTGGCCAAGACGTGGGGGTTCAAAACATCTGACATAAGACAACTGAGTAAACA tGAATTCCTCATGCCAGGATTGGTTGATACACATATTCATGCTCCTCAGTATTCATTTACTGGTACAAGAGTAGACCTGCCTCTTTTGCAGTGGTTGACTGCCTACACGTTCCCAACAGAAGCCAAATACCAGGACAGTGGTTTTGCAGAAGAAGTGTACACCAGAGTTGTT agACGAACACTAAAGAATGGTACGACTACAGCTTGCTACTTTGCAACAATTCACACAGATAGTGCCCTTCTTCTTGCTGAAATTATAG ATAAATTTGGTCAACGAGGATTTGTTGGGAAAGTCTGCATGGATGTGAATGACAGTGTGCCACAATACAGAGAGACTACTGCTGACTCTGTCCAAGAGACAGAAAG GTTTGTTAGAGAACTACTGGAAAAGAAA TATCCCAGAGTACAGCCTATAATAACCCCCCGCTTTGGCCCCTCCTGCTCAGAGGACTTGCTGAATGCCCTCGGGGATTTAGCATTAACCCACGATCTCCACGTGCAG AGTCACATAAGTGAGACTGAGGAAGAAATCAAAGTTGTGGAGAACATGTTTCCTGCCTACCAGAATTACACTGAACTGTATGATAAAAACAAGCTGCTAAACAGCAAG aCTGTGATGGCACATGGCTGTCATCTTTCTGAAGAAGAGCTGAAACTTTTTAGTCTTCGTGGAGCTGCAATTTCACATTGCCCCAATTCTAACTTTTc GATGCGCAGCGGTGTCTTAAATGTGCAAAAGGTTCTCAAACACAATGTGAAGCTTGGTCTTGGCACAG ATGTTGCAGGTGGATATTCAGCTTCTATGCTTGATGCTATAAGGAAAACAATGGTGGCATCTAATAGCCTTCAGATCAATAAAGTGAATGAGACAGGACTAACTATCGAAGAAGCCTTTCGGCTAGCCACTCTGGGAGGAAGCCAAg ctCTAGGACTGGATAATGTGATTGGAAACTTTGAGGTGGGAAAAGAATTTGATGCACTGCTAATCAACACGAAGGCTTCAGATAGCCCTTTTGACTTGTTCTCTGCTGACGAATTTGAG GACACTCTCCAGAAGTTCCTGTATCTAG GTGATGATCGGAATATTTCTGAAGTGTATGTGGCTGGAAAGCAAGTGGTTCCTTTTTCAAGCTCTGTATAA